The Solea solea chromosome 19, fSolSol10.1, whole genome shotgun sequence genome has a window encoding:
- the car15 gene encoding carbonic anhydrase 15 → MSLLSRKKTTRLLTTRFTDQSRENNTQPPPRVALFKRRRLCAGSSVYLSLPHTADSHLLHLTMTWTAAAAAAAALLLTCVVVSCAVSDDYCYHEPHCDPYAWGDMFPSCHPILEEHHSPIDLDQQMTRNSSLDSLHLEGFDVVQTGQWTLKNDGHSVVLQVGSGMSVSGGGLPDVYHTIQLHFHWGGPSANGSEHTVDKRRYPMEMHIVNMKSIHPNLTAALDDPTGLAVLGFFIDVLYADNVHFGHLTQKLSSVAYRGQTAKLKPFPLMSLLPQHNMSQYYRYYGSLTTPPCSQVVVWTVYEVPVYISWSQLAQFTSQIFSTEENAEQVTPLQMNFRHIHATFSRTVSASSDAKLLGGTAGRPLRLPVSLQLLVVFSSLLFISTL, encoded by the exons ATGAGCCTGTTGAGCAGGAAAAAGACCACTAGACTGCTAACGACACGGTTCACTGATCAGAGCAGGGAAAATAACACTCAACCTCCACCTCGCGTCGCCTTATTTAAGCGGAGACGTCTCTGCGCCGGGTCCTCAGTCTACCTCAGTCTACCTCACACCGCTGACTCCCATCTGCTTCATCTGACGATGAcctggactgctgctgctgctgctgctgctgctcttctcctCACCTGTGTTGTCGTCTCATGTGCAGTTTCTG ATGATTATTGTTATCATGAGCCACACTGTG ATCCTTATGCGTGGGGCGACATGTTCCCGTCATGTCACCCCATCCTTGAAGAGCACCACTCTCCCATCGATCTGGACCAGCAGATGACCAGGAACAGCTCGCTGGACTCTCTACACCTGGAGGGCTTTGACGTGGTCCAAACGGGTCAATGGACGCTGAAGAACGACGGACACTCTG TGGTGCTGCAGGTGGGCAGTGGCATGTCAGTGAGTGGCGGGGGCCTCCCCGATGTTTACCACACTATCCAGCTGCACTTCCACTGGGGAGGACCGTCCGCTAACGGCTCGGAGCACACGGTGGACAAACGCAGATACCCGATGGAG ATGCACATCGTCAACATgaagtccatccatccaaacTTGACGGCGGCCTTGGACGATCCCACGGGACTCGCCGTTCTCGGGTTCTTCATCGAT GTTCTTTACGCCGACAATGTCCACTTTGGACACCTCACGCAAAAACTCTCCTCTGTCGCTTACAGAG gtCAAACTGCTAAACTCAAGCCATTCCCACTGATGAGCCTCCTACCACAGCACAACATGAGTCAGTATTACCGTTACTACGGCAGCCTCACCACGCCGCCGTGTTCTCAGGTGGTCGTGTGGACTGTGTATGAAGTTCCCGTCTACATCTCGTGGTCTCAA TTGGCTCAGTTCACGTCGCAGATCTTCTCCACGGAGGAGAACGCGGAGCAGGTGACGCCTCTGCAGATGAACTTCAGGCACATCCACGCCACCTTCAGTCGCACCGTGTCTGCGTCCAGCGACGCTAAGCTGCTCGGCGGGACAGCAGGACGCCCCCTCAGGTtacctgtgtctctgcagctgcttgtcgtcttctcctctctcctcttcatctcGACACTCTAG